The Gemmatimonadota bacterium genome window below encodes:
- a CDS encoding N,N-dimethylformamidase large subunit codes for MADLPLLGYTDRLSGRAGDEIAFKVSSAAARPYRASLVRVICADPNPAGPGLQLEEADLPFGGEFPSRSQPFHPGSHAVIPLDGRFHPASGLTLTATIWPTSPDKADQGIVSCGTRGRKPALSLCLDRGALTAFVRSSTNQVTRVTCRSEPIKTRQWYRVWASYDAGSGTVSVGFRAVHAPPGPSNITVEAVGPVPLGDLDRIIIGGQDGDPVHGHFNGKIEAPSLVDIPVEETDHHEYDVRNHPGAWALWDFARDTSSTRIVDVGPHGMHGRLVNMPARAMTGSRWTGEEMSWKHAPEQYGAIHFHDDDIYDFGWATDFTFTIPDGMRSGLYAARIRCGEHEDMVPFYVCAPRSRPTADLCVLASTFTYTVYGNHARPNFHPSWLERISEWNAYPWNPAVHPEYGLSTYNFHGDGSGICHANHRRPLFSLRPGYITFGATEGDCSGLRHLQADTHLYAWLEKKGIPFDIITDQELHDDGIEAIKGYRAVTTGSHPEYHTPRTLDALRQFREQGGHFMYLGGNGFYWRIAVHPEGNGTLEIRRNEGGIRAWAAEPGEYFQAFDGGYGGLWRRNNHPPQQLAGVGFSAQGNFHGSYYRIAPDARANPETTWIFEGVEGETVGDYGFSGNGAAGFELDRADYRLGTPENTRVIASSEDHHESFIPVPEELLTHITTWSGEPPEKLVRADMVYQQSDSGSQLFSTGSITFCGSLLHNDADNDISRIVSNVLRRFLAAEPSGRPGPGPGPGRSSRPGRPGQP; via the coding sequence ATGGCCGACCTTCCCCTGCTGGGTTATACCGACCGGTTGTCCGGCCGGGCCGGCGACGAGATCGCCTTCAAGGTCAGCAGCGCGGCCGCGAGACCCTACCGGGCCAGTCTCGTTCGCGTGATATGCGCCGATCCCAATCCCGCCGGTCCCGGGTTACAACTGGAGGAAGCCGACCTGCCCTTCGGGGGAGAATTCCCCTCCAGGTCCCAGCCCTTCCACCCGGGCTCTCACGCCGTCATTCCTCTTGACGGCCGCTTCCACCCGGCCAGCGGCCTTACCCTTACCGCCACGATATGGCCCACGTCCCCGGACAAGGCGGACCAGGGCATCGTCAGTTGCGGCACCAGAGGACGGAAGCCGGCGCTCAGTCTCTGCCTGGACCGGGGCGCCTTGACCGCCTTCGTCCGTTCATCGACGAACCAGGTGACCCGTGTTACCTGTCGAAGCGAGCCGATCAAGACCCGGCAATGGTACCGGGTGTGGGCGAGCTACGATGCCGGAAGCGGGACGGTGAGTGTGGGTTTCCGGGCAGTCCACGCACCTCCCGGACCGTCCAATATCACGGTTGAGGCCGTCGGCCCCGTTCCCCTGGGCGACCTGGACCGGATCATCATCGGTGGACAGGACGGCGATCCCGTTCACGGCCACTTCAATGGAAAGATCGAAGCGCCTTCCCTCGTCGACATCCCGGTGGAAGAAACCGACCACCACGAATACGACGTCAGAAACCATCCAGGCGCATGGGCCCTGTGGGACTTCGCCCGTGACACGAGTTCGACACGAATCGTGGATGTTGGACCGCATGGAATGCACGGCCGCCTGGTCAACATGCCAGCCCGTGCCATGACCGGTTCCCGATGGACCGGCGAGGAAATGTCCTGGAAGCACGCACCGGAACAGTACGGCGCCATCCACTTCCACGATGACGACATATACGACTTTGGCTGGGCGACCGATTTCACCTTCACGATCCCGGACGGCATGCGATCGGGACTCTACGCGGCCCGCATCCGGTGCGGCGAACACGAGGACATGGTTCCGTTCTACGTCTGCGCGCCACGGAGCAGGCCCACGGCAGATCTCTGCGTCCTTGCGTCCACCTTCACCTATACCGTCTACGGCAATCACGCCCGTCCTAATTTCCATCCTTCCTGGCTTGAGCGGATCAGCGAATGGAACGCCTATCCCTGGAATCCCGCCGTTCACCCGGAATACGGGCTCTCCACCTACAACTTTCACGGAGACGGCAGCGGCATCTGCCACGCCAACCACAGGCGCCCCCTGTTCTCGCTCCGCCCGGGCTACATCACCTTCGGCGCCACGGAAGGCGACTGCTCGGGGCTGAGGCATCTGCAGGCAGACACCCACCTGTACGCGTGGCTTGAGAAAAAGGGCATCCCCTTCGACATCATCACCGACCAGGAACTGCACGATGACGGTATCGAGGCCATCAAAGGCTACCGCGCCGTAACCACGGGTTCCCATCCGGAATACCATACGCCGCGCACGCTCGACGCCCTGCGGCAGTTCCGGGAACAGGGCGGCCACTTCATGTACCTGGGCGGAAACGGGTTCTACTGGCGCATCGCCGTTCATCCCGAAGGCAACGGGACCCTGGAAATCCGCCGGAACGAAGGCGGCATACGGGCCTGGGCGGCCGAACCGGGCGAGTACTTCCAGGCCTTTGACGGTGGATACGGCGGCCTCTGGCGCAGGAACAACCATCCCCCTCAACAGCTCGCCGGAGTGGGGTTTTCGGCCCAGGGTAATTTCCATGGATCGTACTATCGCATCGCCCCGGACGCCCGTGCCAACCCGGAGACCACGTGGATCTTCGAGGGTGTGGAGGGCGAGACCGTGGGCGATTACGGGTTCAGCGGAAACGGTGCTGCCGGGTTCGAACTCGACCGGGCCGACTACCGGCTGGGCACACCCGAAAACACCCGCGTCATCGCAAGTTCCGAAGACCACCACGAATCCTTCATACCCGTACCCGAAGAGCTGCTCACCCATATCACGACCTGGTCCGGAGAGCCACCGGAGAAACTGGTCCGGGCGGACATGGTGTATCAGCAGTCGGACTCCGGCAGCCAGCTTTTTTCTACCGGATCCATCACCTTCTGCGGCAGCCTGCTGCACAACGATGCCGACAACGACATTTCCAGGATCGTGTCCAACGTGCTGCGCCGGTTTCTGGCCGCCGAACCCTCAGGTCGGCCTGGGCCTGGGCCTGGGCCTGGTCGGTCCAGTCGGCCCGGTCGGCCCGGACAGCCCTGA
- a CDS encoding phytanoyl-CoA dioxygenase family protein — MTMVMEHTVLSDEQIAFYQENGFLHIPEVFTPEETAELSDQMDRLVEDWAFTSPGWNGPWRLAYMDPETEAKSKLTAMHDLHFYSQAWSRAVANPRLVEALSQLLGPNVELHHTTLHIKPPQTGHPFPLHQDNPFYGHHDGRYIDVLVHLDDTRHENGEIRFLAGSHKSGHLQHITESEEGPCAPHLPTDEYRLEDTVAVPARAGDVVIFCIDTVHGSYINQTKKPRRLVRMGYRNPDNRQEYGQSFGRPGLMVCGYRERREGDELLPGT; from the coding sequence ATGACCATGGTCATGGAACATACCGTGCTGAGCGACGAGCAGATCGCGTTCTACCAGGAAAACGGGTTTCTCCACATCCCGGAGGTATTTACGCCGGAAGAGACGGCCGAATTGTCGGATCAAATGGACCGGCTCGTCGAGGACTGGGCGTTCACGAGCCCGGGATGGAACGGTCCATGGCGCCTGGCCTACATGGATCCGGAGACGGAGGCCAAATCCAAACTGACGGCCATGCACGATCTCCATTTCTATTCCCAGGCCTGGTCGCGCGCCGTCGCCAACCCACGGCTGGTGGAGGCCCTGTCGCAGCTGCTGGGGCCGAACGTGGAGCTGCACCACACCACGCTGCACATCAAGCCGCCCCAGACCGGGCATCCCTTTCCCCTGCACCAGGACAACCCCTTCTACGGCCATCACGACGGCCGGTACATCGACGTACTCGTCCACCTGGACGACACCCGTCACGAAAACGGCGAAATCCGCTTCCTGGCGGGGTCCCACAAGTCCGGTCATCTGCAGCATATCACGGAATCGGAAGAAGGTCCCTGCGCGCCCCATCTGCCGACCGACGAGTACAGGCTGGAAGACACTGTGGCCGTACCGGCCCGGGCCGGCGACGTGGTCATCTTCTGCATCGACACGGTGCACGGTTCCTACATCAACCAGACGAAAAAGCCCCGCAGGCTCGTGCGCATGGGTTACCGGAATCCGGACAACCGGCAGGAGTACGGTCAGAGTTTCGGACGGCCGGGCCTCATGGTCTGCGGGTACCGCGAACGGCGAGAAGGCGACGAACTGCTCCCGGGTACCTGA
- a CDS encoding LLM class flavin-dependent oxidoreductase: MNLSILDQSPIRDGVTAVQAFQETLTMAREAERLGYRRFWVSEHHNAHCLAGSSPEVLLAAIGAATEDMRIGSGGVMLPYYSPFKVAESFAVLTNLYPDRVDLGVGRAPGGDMKTARMLAPGAGPRFEQFPELVAQLVEILQDRDFEPRVTPPIQSPPPVWMLGSSPESAMLAARLGLPYNFALFINSNIDPRILEFYRHYFEPSAQTPRPEACIAINVICADTEAEAKRLALSRDLLFARFASGKPSNVVPTVEEAEKHRFSEAEKAFLEDKFRLAAVGSPDQVRDTIDRLAGRFGAEEVMAVTITHDFEARLRSNELLAEVYR; this comes from the coding sequence ATGAATCTGTCTATTCTCGACCAATCTCCCATACGTGATGGGGTAACAGCCGTGCAGGCCTTCCAGGAAACCCTGACCATGGCCAGGGAGGCCGAACGGCTGGGTTATCGGCGTTTCTGGGTGTCCGAGCACCACAACGCCCACTGCCTGGCAGGCAGTTCGCCAGAAGTACTGCTCGCCGCCATCGGGGCGGCCACGGAGGACATGCGGATCGGTTCCGGTGGCGTCATGCTGCCCTACTACAGCCCCTTCAAAGTAGCCGAGAGTTTTGCCGTGCTCACGAACCTCTACCCGGACCGGGTGGACCTGGGCGTAGGACGGGCGCCCGGAGGAGACATGAAGACGGCCCGAATGCTGGCGCCCGGCGCAGGGCCGCGGTTCGAGCAGTTCCCCGAACTTGTCGCCCAGCTGGTGGAGATCCTTCAGGACCGGGATTTCGAGCCGCGGGTCACGCCGCCCATCCAGTCTCCGCCCCCCGTCTGGATGCTCGGGTCCAGCCCGGAAAGCGCGATGCTCGCCGCCCGGCTGGGCCTGCCCTACAATTTCGCCCTCTTCATCAACAGCAACATCGACCCGCGCATCCTCGAATTCTACCGTCACTATTTCGAGCCCTCCGCCCAGACGCCGCGGCCCGAGGCCTGCATCGCGATTAACGTCATCTGCGCCGACACCGAGGCGGAGGCCAAACGCCTCGCCCTCAGCCGCGACCTCCTCTTCGCCCGCTTCGCTTCGGGCAAGCCCAGCAACGTCGTACCTACGGTGGAGGAGGCCGAAAAACACCGGTTCAGTGAAGCCGAAAAAGCCTTTCTGGAGGACAAGTTCCGCCTTGCGGCCGTGGGTAGTCCGGACCAGGTCCGGGACACCATCGACCGGCTTGCGGGCCGGTTCGGAGCCGAAGAGGTCATGGCCGTCACAATCACCCATGATTTCGAAGCCCGGCTGCGGTCCAACGAACTCCTGGCCGAAGTGTACAGGTAG